A region of Cataglyphis hispanica isolate Lineage 1 chromosome 6, ULB_Chis1_1.0, whole genome shotgun sequence DNA encodes the following proteins:
- the LOC126850413 gene encoding LOW QUALITY PROTEIN: uncharacterized protein LOC126850413 (The sequence of the model RefSeq protein was modified relative to this genomic sequence to represent the inferred CDS: substituted 1 base at 1 genomic stop codon), with protein MTGSEQNHLKGHGPPLLRAGGFARKGVSWSSDLSAKRYPTVIAIANTAKDEGRRSCDVIVPEEGFLDVCGLRPKKKGIKKPRDSIVDDELFAGLEDQPMQSGIDVSCLDGKRIRLVLRYFFDRVPGSKTSRVARRAYISQNQIASKVHSPDSPSVSKEVGRGTPSTMQALFSRICGENKNLILLSXIPVFAILGVATSAQLTLLPYAYLANPLPVYHQSQDTRIGVHAYSYAGGPSAKEEVRGLDGVTRGSYSYIDAHGILQSVFYVADEGGFRVAATNLPLGTGEQVLLARNALQEDAKAAAAEEVERTTSRRKRSLEASTDNQDRTEDPSSQEDRVSASTSPKNSQELPAQEEKTETNRTNRDITASVVAPVYGLSNSILVPRLIGAATSSQSRVDVHNNVRLEAVQPVETIGVLSAPAYETVILPSQVPLAISHQSRLQVHDNLRVEKPEKLVKDATQSETSTVLSTDLGPLPVLPALPDYNQNRIQLYKNIGLEGSNSKNAIKLDAVPLAIVETPIKRPVSVIPTITKEVPVVTAVSSQSRAQIHDNAKLEVTVPIVSEPTVYVATTYAQPIAAWPILATPLAQSSQYRSQIQSNEKREYKIAARILIPPEHCDGTRRRLLRIWIRSKYGATSNELRDNEDRACKDPYKLCTSLTKTGGNHHKPPRARLIHGILYKRMRPRELTLSHPLPDSHRDYLRRTKKSCNRGSGSPSPSVTIDRRFINGLIHPRIMFAILCSLVVGQAIASPIANVWLSPIPALSPLRQFHIQDGSGSYQYSFTGPHHAKTESTLNGITKGGYSYIDANGILQTVSYTADDQNGFRVSASNLPQPPKNELQTIQDTPEVAAAKRNHLEELQQANWQDQNLLSYKILPSYFSFAQIQQDENSKTESNTRETQSTKNPFLLSRSEAERIDVPKPDPSLSKITPASSNPTTISSSPTSATLKESTLLKRDQQSQTSSNQNALQLGKFVPLATSIQRPVAMPTSYVLPVVPYRFLHSSLHHTQDSLGQYDYSYTGDSSAKTESRSLDGTTRGAYSYIDPNGILQQVHYIADHNGFRVLATNLPEAK; from the exons CATAGTAGATGACGAGTTGTTCGCGGGACTCGAGGATCAACCGATGCAATCCGGGATCGACGTATCCTGTCTTGATGGCAAGCGGATCCGCCTTGTCCTTCGATATTTCTTCGATAGGGTTCCTGGTTCAAAGACATCTCGCGTGGCTCGCCGCGCATATATAAGTCAAAACCAGATCGCGAGCAAGGTGCATAGTCCGGACAGTCCTTCAGTCAGTAAGGAGGTCGGCAGAGGCACACCAAGCACTATGCAGGCACTG TTTTCGCGCATTTGCGGCGAGAATAAGAATCTCATTCTTCTCTCGTAGATTCCAGTTTTCGCGATCCTCGGCGTGGCGACAAGCGCACAGCTGACCCTGCTGCCCTATGCTTATCTGGCGAATCCGCTTCCGGTGTATCATCAGTCGCAGGACACGCGCATCGGGGTGCACGCATATAGCTACGCCGGCGGCCCATCCGCCAAGGAGGAAGTCCGGGGTCTCGACGGGGTCACGCGTGGCTCCTACAGCTACATAGATGCACATGGTATTTTGCAATCCGTCTTCTACGTCGCCGACGAGGGCGGCTTCCGCGTCGCGGCGACGAATCTGCCACTTGGGACAGGCGAGCAAGTCCTGTTAGCTAGGAATGCCTTGCAGGAAGACGCGAAGGCCGCCGCCGCGGAGGAGGTAGAGCGCACGACGAGTCGTAGAAAGCGCAGTCTCGAGGCATCGACCGATAATCAAGATCGGACAGAGGATCCGAGTTCCCAAGAAGATCGGGTCTCGGCGAGCACTTCACCGAAGAATTCCCAGGAGCTTCCAGCGCAGGAGGAAAAGACCGAGACAAATCGGACGAATCGCGACATTACAGCATCCGTCGTCGCGCCTGTTTACGGACTCTCGAACTCGATTCTAGTCCCGAGATTGATCGGCGCGGCGACTTCCTCTCAGAGTCGCGTCGATGTTCACAATAACGTTCGTCTGGAGGCCGTTCAACCCGTTGAGACGATCGGAGTCCTGTCGGCACCCGCTTACGAGACGGTAATCCTTCCAAGTCAAGTGCCTCTGGCGATCTCTCATCAGAGTCGACTCCAGGTGCATGACAATCTTCGTGTCGAAAAACCAGAGAAGCTCGTTAAGGACGCGACTCAATCAGAAACATCGACGGTGCTCTCGACCGATCTCGGACCGCTTCCGGTCCTGCCCGCTCTTCCCGATTACAATCAAAATCGAATCCAGCTTTATAAGAATATCGGACTGGAAGGTTCGAATAGCAAAAATGCCATCAAACTCGACGCGGTGCCGTTGGCGATTGTCGAGACGCCGATAAAGAGGCCGGTGTCCGTAATTCCAACTATCACCAAGGAAGTACCAGTTGTCACCGCCGTCTCTAGTCAGAGCAGGGCTCAGATTCATGACAACGCCAAGCTCGAAGTAACTGTTCCGATCGTGAGCGAACCTACCGTGTACGTGGCGACTACCTATGCTCAACCGATCGCCGCCTGGCCGATCTTGGCAACTCCTCTCGCTCAATCCTCTCAATATCGTAGTCAGATACAGTCGAACGAAAAACGCGAATA CAAAATTGCTGCCCGGATATTGATACCGCCAGAG CATTGTGACGGTACGAGGCGCAGACTATTACGTATTTGGATAAGGAGTAAATACGGAGCAACTAGCAATGAACTCAGAGATAATGAAGATCGCGCGTGTAAAGATCCATATAAATTATGCACGTCTTTGACTAAAacc GGGGGGAACCACCATAAACCTCCGCGCGCGCGGCTGATCCACGGAATCCTATATAAGAGGATGCGACCGAGAGAGCTTACACTCTCACATCCGTTACCCGACTCTCACCGGGATTATCTTAGACGAACGAAAAAAAGCTGCAATCGAGGGAGCGGATCACCATCACCATCAGTCACAATCGATCGACGGTTCATCAACGGTCTGATTCACCCAAGGATAATGTTT gCGATTTTGTGCAGTCTCGTCGTCGGACAAGCCATCGCTTCGCCAATTGCCAATGTCTGGCTGAGTCCGATACCGGCTCTTTCGCCACTGAGACAGTTTCACATACAAGACGGATCGGGATCTTATCAGTATTCCTTCACGGGTCCTCATCATGCCAAAACGGAATCTACTTTGAATGGTATAACAAAGGGTG GATATTCCTACATCGATGCAAATGGTATTTTGCAAACGGTCTCATATACGGCAGATGATCAAAACGGATTCAGGGTCAGCGCGAGCAACTTGCCGCAACCTCCAAAGAATGAATTGCAAACGATACAAGACACACCAGAAGTGGCCGCGGCGAAAAGAAATCATCTCGAGGAATTGCAGCAAGCCAATTGGCAGGATCAAAATCTCTTGTCGTATAAAATCCTGCCGTCGTACTTTAGTTTTGCTCAAATCCAGCAAGATGAAAATAGCAAAACCGAATCGAACACACGAGAAACGCAA agTACCAAGAATCCATTCTTGCTGTCAAGATCGGAGGCGGAAAGAATCGACGTCCCCAAGCCGGATCCGAGTCTCTCAAAGATAACGCCTGCATCTTCGAATCCCACCACCATCTCGTCATCACCCACCTCGGCAACATTAAAGGAGAGTACGCTTCTCAAGCGCGACCAACAGTCACAAACGTCTTCTAATCAGAATGCGTTGCAGCTGGGAAAGTTTGTACCGCTTGCCACCAGTATTCAGAGACCGGTAGCCATGCCTACGTCCTACGTACTTCCGGTGGTGCCTTACAGATTTCTTCATAGCTCGCTGCATCACACCCAGGACTCCCTGGGCCAATATGATTACAGTTACACCGGAGACTCGAGCGCCAAAACCGAATCCAGATCACTCGACGGTACCACCAGGGGAGCCTATAGTTACATCGATCCCAATGGAATTCTTCAGCAGGTGCATTACATTGCCGATCATAATGGATTTAGGGTTTTGGCAACTAATCTACCCGAAGCGAAATGA